One window from the genome of Xenorhabdus bovienii SS-2004 encodes:
- the recC gene encoding exodeoxyribonuclease V subunit gamma codes for MFRVYHSNQLDILKELMAIFIGENPLTNPFGKEVVLVQSPGMSQWLQIQLAEKLGVAANMEFPLPATFIWQMFTQVLPDVPKDGSFSKDAMKWKLMTLLPGLLTEPDFSSLRHYLDQDIDKRKIHQLAGRVADLFDQYLVYRPQWLESWESDQSIDGLSDTQAWQKRLWLELTEYTRQLEQPLWHRANLYHRFISTLQEGRFPLEKLPARVFICGISTLPPAYLQIFKALGQHIDIHLMFTNPCLYYWGDIQSYAFLAKLNSRKPKHYQSQQSLERFRDPENASSLFNDEGEQSLNNPLLASWGKLGRDNLYLLSQLEPDSDVHAFVELEPSCILHQIQRDMLNLEDHAQIGSTEHSFKNSLKKRQIDGKDRSLSFHSCHSPQREVEVLQDQILRLLDDDPSLTPRDIIVMMADIDSYTPYIQAVFGNAPEERYIPFAISDRKARQAHPVLQAFITLLELPQSRFTAEQVLALLEVPALASKFAIQEDGLRLLRRWVKESGICWGLDDDNIEALSLPATGQNTWRFGLTRMLLGYAMDSHAGPWNDVLPYDESSGLAAELAGQLAEFLMELNRWRKILSEDQRLSGWLAVCPQLLETFFDADEETELVLALITQQWQKVIDNGLNAHYSESVPLVLLRDELVLRFDDEKISQRFLAGSLNFCTLMPMRSIPFKVVCLLGMNDGVYPRTIPPLGFDLMAEKSQRGDRKRRDDDRYLFLEALISAETCLYISYIGKSIRDDTECNPSVLVSELLDYVCQSCCLPGDEMLNVDDSARKVRNHLLLQHTRVPFAMENFVPDHYQQSYAAEWLPAASQQGASPIDFCQPVEFETSEIKEVALDELIRFYRYPVRAFFQRRLKVHFIIEETELPEEEPFVLDHLQRYQFNQLLLSILLEEGSPESLFYHLRASGGLPHGAFGEVYWLNQLEAMQPLANKIREERTESSFIELHHELDTVVLTGKIHQVQPDGILRWRPANLMANDGIQLWIEHLAYCFSGNNGESRMYGRENSEWRFSPLTSDEAKKYLNQMVAGYFQGMSEPLPLFCRSGWAWLDDCFDRESQKINFSEEAQQKAENKLMQQWLGTQGKSGESSDAYVQRAFRQVDQLFWVRMKREVQSYLLPMACHLSRSSSK; via the coding sequence ATGTTTAGAGTTTATCATTCAAATCAACTCGATATTCTTAAGGAGTTGATGGCAATATTTATCGGGGAAAATCCCCTTACCAACCCATTTGGCAAAGAAGTGGTTCTAGTGCAAAGCCCCGGCATGTCACAGTGGCTGCAAATCCAACTGGCAGAAAAACTGGGAGTTGCCGCGAACATGGAATTTCCACTGCCGGCTACTTTTATCTGGCAGATGTTTACGCAGGTATTACCTGATGTTCCTAAAGATGGCTCATTCAGTAAGGATGCCATGAAATGGAAATTGATGACGCTGTTACCCGGCTTGTTGACAGAGCCTGATTTTTCATCTCTCAGGCACTATCTCGACCAAGATATCGATAAACGTAAGATCCACCAGCTGGCAGGCCGAGTTGCCGATTTGTTTGACCAATATCTGGTTTATCGCCCCCAATGGCTGGAAAGCTGGGAAAGCGATCAGTCAATTGATGGATTAAGTGATACCCAAGCTTGGCAAAAAAGATTATGGCTTGAACTGACAGAATATACTCGTCAGCTAGAACAACCACTGTGGCACCGCGCTAACTTATATCATAGATTTATTTCAACTTTGCAAGAAGGTCGTTTTCCACTGGAAAAGCTGCCTGCACGGGTATTTATCTGTGGGATATCTACGTTACCTCCTGCTTATCTGCAAATATTTAAGGCATTGGGGCAACATATCGATATTCACCTGATGTTCACTAATCCCTGCCTGTACTATTGGGGGGATATCCAGAGTTATGCCTTTCTGGCCAAGTTAAATAGCCGTAAACCAAAACATTATCAAAGCCAGCAGTCATTGGAACGATTTAGAGATCCGGAAAATGCGTCATCTCTTTTCAATGATGAGGGAGAGCAGAGCCTGAACAATCCCTTGTTGGCGTCATGGGGGAAATTAGGCAGGGATAACCTCTACCTGCTATCGCAGTTGGAACCTGACTCTGATGTTCATGCTTTTGTTGAACTGGAGCCGAGTTGTATCCTGCATCAAATCCAGCGGGATATGCTGAATCTTGAAGATCACGCTCAAATTGGCTCCACGGAACACTCTTTCAAAAATAGCCTAAAAAAACGTCAGATTGATGGTAAAGACCGCTCGCTATCTTTTCATTCATGTCATAGCCCCCAGAGAGAGGTGGAAGTTTTGCAGGATCAGATCCTGCGTCTTTTGGATGATGATCCCTCACTGACACCACGAGACATTATCGTGATGATGGCGGATATCGACAGTTATACTCCCTATATTCAGGCGGTTTTCGGCAATGCACCGGAGGAGCGCTATATCCCCTTTGCGATTTCTGATCGTAAAGCCCGTCAGGCTCACCCCGTTTTGCAGGCTTTTATTACCTTACTAGAGCTGCCGCAGAGTCGTTTTACGGCGGAGCAGGTACTGGCATTACTGGAAGTGCCTGCATTGGCCAGCAAATTTGCCATTCAGGAAGACGGATTGCGTCTGTTACGACGCTGGGTGAAAGAATCAGGGATTTGCTGGGGGTTGGATGACGACAACATAGAAGCACTGTCGTTGCCTGCTACCGGACAGAACACGTGGCGTTTTGGTTTAACACGTATGCTATTGGGGTATGCTATGGACAGCCATGCAGGCCCATGGAATGACGTTTTGCCTTATGATGAATCCAGTGGTCTTGCCGCAGAACTGGCGGGACAACTGGCGGAATTTTTAATGGAGCTGAACCGCTGGCGTAAAATTCTGAGTGAAGATCAGAGGCTGTCGGGTTGGCTGGCAGTATGTCCGCAGCTGTTGGAAACTTTCTTTGATGCGGATGAGGAAACAGAACTGGTATTGGCATTGATCACTCAGCAGTGGCAGAAAGTCATTGATAATGGTCTGAATGCTCATTACAGCGAGAGTGTCCCTTTGGTGCTGTTGCGTGATGAATTGGTGCTGCGTTTTGATGATGAGAAGATCAGTCAGCGTTTTCTCGCTGGTTCGTTGAACTTCTGTACTCTTATGCCCATGCGTTCCATTCCTTTTAAAGTTGTCTGCCTGCTGGGAATGAATGATGGCGTTTATCCACGAACTATTCCGCCACTCGGGTTCGATCTGATGGCAGAAAAAAGCCAGCGGGGAGATAGGAAGCGTCGCGATGATGACCGTTATCTTTTTCTGGAAGCCCTGATTTCGGCAGAAACGTGCCTTTATATTAGTTATATCGGTAAATCAATTCGTGATGATACAGAGTGTAATCCTTCTGTACTGGTCAGTGAGTTACTGGATTATGTCTGCCAGAGCTGTTGCTTGCCGGGAGATGAGATGCTGAATGTTGATGACAGCGCAAGAAAAGTTAGAAATCACCTGCTGTTACAGCATACTCGTGTTCCTTTTGCGATGGAAAACTTCGTGCCTGATCATTATCAGCAAAGTTATGCCGCAGAATGGTTGCCGGCAGCCAGTCAGCAAGGTGCTTCCCCCATCGATTTTTGCCAGCCGGTTGAGTTTGAGACCAGTGAGATAAAGGAAGTGGCACTCGATGAACTGATCCGTTTTTACCGTTACCCCGTCAGGGCATTTTTTCAGCGTCGGCTGAAAGTGCATTTCATCATTGAAGAGACGGAACTGCCTGAAGAAGAACCTTTCGTACTCGATCATCTGCAACGTTATCAATTTAACCAATTGTTGTTGAGTATCTTGCTAGAAGAAGGATCACCTGAATCTCTGTTTTATCATCTCCGCGCATCGGGAGGTTTGCCACATGGGGCGTTTGGTGAGGTTTACTGGCTGAATCAATTAGAAGCTATGCAGCCACTGGCAAATAAGATTCGGGAAGAGAGAACGGAGTCTTCTTTCATAGAGTTACACCATGAGTTAGATACTGTGGTATTGACTGGAAAAATCCATCAGGTGCAGCCCGATGGAATTTTACGTTGGCGTCCAGCGAACTTAATGGCTAATGATGGTATCCAACTATGGATTGAACATCTTGCCTATTGTTTTTCAGGCAACAATGGTGAGAGCCGAATGTATGGAAGGGAAAACAGCGAGTGGCGTTTTTCACCATTGACATCGGATGAGGCAAAAAAATACCTGAATCAGATGGTTGCTGGTTATTTTCAGGGCATGTCTGAACCACTCCCTTTGTTTTGCCGAAGCGGTTGGGCATGGCTGGATGATTGCTTTGACAGAGAGAGCCAGAAAATCAATTTCAGTGAGGAAGCTCAGCAAAAAGCTGAAAACAAACTGATGCAGCAATGGCTGGGAACACAGGGAAAAAGTGGAGAAAGCAGTGATGCTTACGTCCAACGAGCATTTAGGCAAGTTGATCAATTATTTTGGGTGCGTATGAAACGCGAAGTACAGAGTTATTTGTTGCCTATGGCTTGTCATTTAAGTCGTTCTTCATCTAAATAA
- the ptrA gene encoding pitrilysin codes for MPKYIIRIMTMLFLLFWGTTAYAKLPWQPLPETINKSERDLRQYKAIQLPNGMTVLLVSDEKAIKSLAAISVPVGHMENPDNQLGLAHYLEHMVLMGSKRYPQSGGFTEFLQKHGGSHNASTSSNRTAFYLEVENGSLTEATERLSDALAEPLLDPVNADRERHAIDNEMTIARAGEGHRIWQVRSETLNPAHPNARFGGGNLETLKDKPDSKLQAALIDFYQRYYSANLMKGVLYGQQPIDKLAHIAVETFGRIPNRQASVPAITVPAITDKEKGIIIHYVPSKPYKSLQLEFSIADNSADFRSKTDAYLGYLIGNRSANTLSDWLQKQGLAEGISASASPTTDGNSGTFGIYVSLTDKGLEQRDRVIAAIFSYINLLKQKGIEKSYFDEMAKVLNLSFEYASIVRNMGYIQWLSDVMQDIPVSHVLDAGYLADEYNPQAIFSRLAELTPENARIWFTGPKEPHNKEAYFVHAPYQVNKITPQQRTEWRKLEKEVSLSLPELNPYIPDDLSLIKASGSQKHPKMILEQPNVRLLYMQSQYFMDEPKSIITLNMRNADGMSHAKDQVTYSLLAYLSDMGLDQLGYQASVGGMGLTLGYSEGLQIGVSGYTQHLSELLTSAISQYIAFTPTQEELNQAKSRYRDQVEAVNNGKAYEMATHPVSRLSRVPYFEQTDRLKALDTITIDDIVKYRQRMIQHSALQAGIFGNLTEKQSIDIVKSAHKQLANQGTTWWSGDHIVVDRDYAVNFKGTASSTDNALSEVYIPTGYDRINGYIYSNLLGRILSPWFFEQLRTSEQLGYVASAFNTSVGEQSGLGFLLQSNSKQPDYLHQRYQSFYQQAAKKLQAMPDADFEQYKKALLTEMRQPPETFYAEASHYNYDFGSNNFKFDTHEKTIAATEKVTKAQLIAFYDKAVIKRQGLALISQITGKKGAAHQYAELKGWKTYSNVSDFQKQLPVKVNAQ; via the coding sequence ATGCCTAAATATATTATTCGCATCATGACGATGCTTTTTCTGCTCTTTTGGGGAACCACAGCGTATGCAAAGTTGCCTTGGCAGCCTTTGCCTGAAACTATTAATAAAAGTGAACGAGATCTTCGTCAATATAAAGCCATCCAATTACCCAATGGCATGACGGTTTTACTGGTTTCTGATGAGAAGGCCATTAAATCATTGGCTGCCATTTCAGTTCCGGTTGGCCATATGGAAAATCCTGATAACCAGCTTGGTCTGGCTCATTATTTGGAGCATATGGTGCTCATGGGCTCCAAGCGATACCCTCAATCTGGGGGGTTCACCGAGTTTTTGCAGAAGCACGGTGGAAGTCACAATGCCAGCACTTCAAGCAATCGTACCGCATTTTATCTGGAAGTTGAGAATGGTTCACTGACAGAAGCGACAGAACGCCTTAGCGATGCTCTTGCTGAACCGCTTCTTGATCCGGTTAACGCCGATCGTGAGCGTCATGCCATTGATAACGAAATGACCATTGCCCGTGCTGGTGAGGGTCATCGCATATGGCAGGTCCGCTCTGAAACGCTCAATCCTGCGCATCCCAATGCCCGTTTTGGTGGTGGAAACCTTGAAACGCTGAAAGATAAGCCCGACAGTAAATTACAGGCCGCACTCATTGATTTTTACCAGCGCTATTACTCTGCCAATCTGATGAAAGGGGTGTTGTATGGTCAGCAACCGATCGACAAACTGGCTCATATTGCGGTAGAAACCTTTGGCCGGATTCCGAACAGACAGGCTTCAGTCCCCGCTATTACGGTTCCGGCGATAACGGATAAAGAAAAAGGCATCATTATCCATTATGTGCCTTCGAAGCCTTACAAATCGTTACAACTGGAATTCAGCATTGCTGACAACAGCGCGGATTTTCGCAGTAAAACAGATGCCTATCTGGGATATCTGATTGGTAATCGTAGTGCGAACACGCTGTCTGACTGGCTGCAAAAACAGGGATTGGCTGAGGGCATCAGTGCCAGCGCCAGCCCGACGACAGATGGTAACTCAGGAACGTTTGGCATTTATGTCTCATTAACGGACAAAGGGCTTGAGCAGCGTGATCGGGTTATTGCGGCCATCTTCTCTTACATTAATCTGTTAAAGCAAAAGGGCATTGAAAAGAGCTATTTTGATGAAATGGCTAAAGTGCTCAATTTATCATTCGAGTATGCGTCAATCGTGCGGAATATGGGCTACATTCAGTGGTTGTCTGATGTTATGCAGGATATCCCTGTTTCCCATGTACTGGACGCCGGCTATCTTGCGGACGAATACAACCCACAAGCTATCTTCAGCCGTCTGGCTGAACTGACACCTGAAAATGCGCGTATTTGGTTTACTGGCCCGAAAGAGCCACATAACAAGGAAGCTTACTTTGTTCATGCGCCCTATCAGGTCAATAAAATCACACCACAACAGCGGACGGAATGGCGGAAACTCGAAAAAGAGGTTTCGCTCTCCTTGCCAGAACTGAATCCGTATATTCCTGATGATTTATCTTTGATTAAGGCATCAGGCAGTCAAAAACACCCTAAAATGATTTTAGAGCAGCCAAATGTTCGTTTGCTCTATATGCAGAGCCAATATTTTATGGATGAACCCAAGTCCATCATCACATTGAATATGCGTAATGCGGATGGAATGAGTCATGCCAAAGATCAGGTTACTTATTCGTTATTGGCCTATTTGAGTGATATGGGATTGGATCAGCTGGGCTATCAGGCATCTGTAGGTGGCATGGGATTAACATTAGGGTATTCAGAAGGCCTGCAAATTGGGGTGAGTGGTTATACTCAGCACTTGTCTGAACTGTTAACTTCGGCCATCAGCCAGTACATTGCGTTCACACCCACTCAGGAAGAGCTGAATCAGGCAAAATCGCGCTATCGTGACCAAGTGGAAGCCGTCAATAATGGCAAGGCTTATGAAATGGCGACACACCCCGTCTCCCGTCTTTCTCGTGTGCCTTATTTTGAGCAGACTGACCGTTTGAAAGCTTTGGATACCATCACGATTGACGATATTGTTAAATACCGTCAGAGAATGATTCAGCATTCGGCTTTACAGGCGGGAATTTTCGGTAATTTAACAGAAAAGCAGAGTATCGATATCGTTAAGTCGGCACATAAGCAACTCGCGAATCAGGGGACTACGTGGTGGAGTGGCGACCATATCGTGGTTGATCGTGATTATGCGGTGAATTTTAAAGGAACTGCCAGCAGTACCGATAATGCACTGTCTGAAGTCTATATTCCAACGGGATATGACCGAATCAATGGTTATATTTATTCCAACCTGTTAGGGCGTATTTTGTCACCCTGGTTCTTTGAACAACTCAGAACATCGGAACAATTGGGCTATGTTGCTTCTGCTTTCAACACCAGCGTGGGTGAACAATCGGGATTGGGCTTCCTGTTGCAGAGTAACAGCAAGCAACCCGATTACCTGCATCAACGCTATCAGAGCTTTTATCAACAGGCCGCAAAAAAATTACAGGCAATGCCTGATGCTGATTTTGAACAGTATAAAAAAGCGTTACTGACAGAAATGCGGCAGCCACCAGAAACTTTTTATGCAGAAGCATCCCATTATAATTATGATTTTGGGAGTAATAACTTCAAATTTGATACACACGAAAAAACCATTGCCGCTACGGAGAAAGTGACTAAGGCACAACTAATTGCTTTTTATGATAAAGCGGTGATAAAGCGTCAAGGATTGGCACTGATTTCCCAAATTACCGGTAAAAAAGGGGCAGCTCATCAATATGCTGAGCTGAAAGGCTGGAAAACTTACTCTAACGTGTCAGATTTCCAGAAACAGTTGCCGGTTAAGGTGAATGCTCAGTGA
- the recB gene encoding exodeoxyribonuclease V subunit beta has translation MSTEILNHKLNPLTLPLHGQRLIEASAGTGKTYTIGLLYLRLLLGLGGDAAFFRPLNVEEILVVTFTEAATDELRGRIRENIHQLRLACIREGTEESDPVYQQLLDQIPDRASAASWLLAAERQMDEAAIYTIHGFCQRMLVHNAFESGVLFDQTLIQDEYPLRKQGCADFWRRHCYPLSLSMATVINQEWSGPEALLKDVSSHLQGDMPYIVNPPDSDETLIGRHEKIISLIDTVKHRWRDVAPDLHDLIANSDVDKRSYSKKHLPNWLNSVSEWAESQTRDYQLPKELDKFSQSRLAEKTKKGETPQHPVFTAIDDLYQQPLTLRDIIISKAIVEIRQSVNQEKLMRGHMGFDDLLTRLDSALQREGGKQLATTIRQRYPVAMIDEFQDTDPQQYRIFQAIYCDQPENEQRENGLMFIGDPKQAIYAFRGADIFTYIRARSQVSAHYTLETNWRSSVPMVQAVNKLFSHTERPFLFSQIPFINVKAAEKNHNLRFLFHHQEQAALQFWLQPGEGVAKGGYEQSMARHCAAQIRDWLLAGQQGQALLQQAEKSQPVTAADITVLVRNRREAAMIRDELNALKIPSVFLSNRDSVFDTPEAKDLLWLLQAVLSPEKERELRSALASSLFGLSAQQIDQLNHDETAWDHLVDEFSGYARLWRSRGVLPMLRAVMVKYQVAENLLAGYDGERRLTDVMHIGELLQETSLQLDSEHAVVRWLAQQISRPDPQSETQQMRLESDKHLVQICTIHKSKGLEYPLVCLPFICSFRKQEQAIYHDRQSFETHFSIFQDDEKKALADEERLAEDLRLLYVALTRSIYHCSVGVAPLIQGNKKKAGNTDLHLSALGYLLQKGQQGDAQLLADSLNELSNDDIQVTLMEETDDVQWCSQNNNDSLLAARKFRRSIQDDWRVTSYSGLQYSSSHSISHAYTSAFGESVDVIVQSIAPKLDIDARGEKQEEPSSQMTPHTFPRGASAGTFLHSILEDLDFSELPEQVWLAEKLTAAGFDENWAPVLQQWIADFVTAELDEQGIQLANVPRHQQQSEMQFYLPVDKLLHSHALSALTRRYDPLSAQCAPLSFHQVKGMLKGFIDLVFCWQGKFYVVDYKSNWLGESSQSYTQEAMAKAMIEHRYDLQYQLYTLALHRYLRHRLVNYDYQQHFGGVIYLFLRGIDKANPGHGVYRYLPSIEFVDELDRLFSAAGEEQGV, from the coding sequence GTGAGCACAGAAATACTAAACCATAAACTTAACCCATTAACACTGCCGCTGCATGGTCAGCGGCTGATTGAGGCTTCAGCGGGAACAGGTAAAACCTACACGATAGGTTTGCTCTATCTTCGTCTGTTACTCGGATTAGGCGGTGATGCCGCCTTTTTCCGCCCGCTGAATGTCGAAGAAATCCTTGTTGTCACCTTTACTGAAGCGGCAACGGATGAATTGCGTGGACGTATCCGCGAAAATATCCATCAGCTTCGTTTGGCGTGTATTCGCGAAGGGACGGAGGAAAGTGATCCTGTTTATCAGCAATTGCTGGATCAAATTCCTGACAGAGCAAGTGCTGCCAGTTGGCTTCTGGCTGCTGAACGTCAAATGGACGAAGCGGCAATTTATACTATTCATGGTTTTTGCCAGCGAATGCTGGTGCACAATGCCTTTGAATCCGGTGTTCTGTTTGACCAAACGTTGATTCAGGATGAATACCCGCTACGCAAACAAGGCTGTGCCGATTTTTGGCGGCGTCACTGTTATCCGCTCTCGTTGTCAATGGCGACAGTGATCAATCAAGAATGGAGTGGGCCAGAGGCACTGCTTAAGGATGTTTCCTCTCATCTGCAAGGAGATATGCCTTATATCGTCAATCCGCCTGACAGTGATGAAACCCTGATTGGCCGTCATGAAAAGATCATTAGTCTGATTGATACAGTCAAGCATCGGTGGAGAGATGTAGCACCGGATTTACACGATCTCATTGCCAATTCTGATGTCGATAAGCGTAGTTACAGTAAAAAACACTTACCCAACTGGCTGAACAGTGTTTCTGAATGGGCTGAATCGCAGACCAGAGATTATCAGCTTCCCAAAGAATTGGACAAATTCAGTCAGTCACGATTGGCGGAAAAGACCAAAAAGGGAGAGACTCCTCAGCATCCGGTGTTTACTGCCATCGACGATTTATATCAACAACCGCTAACACTACGGGATATCATCATCTCTAAGGCGATTGTTGAAATACGTCAGTCCGTCAATCAGGAAAAGTTGATGCGCGGACATATGGGATTTGATGACTTATTGACGCGGCTGGACAGCGCCTTACAACGAGAAGGGGGAAAGCAGCTTGCGACGACTATCCGGCAGCGTTATCCCGTTGCCATGATCGATGAGTTTCAGGATACTGACCCGCAGCAATACCGCATTTTTCAAGCCATATATTGTGATCAACCGGAAAATGAGCAGCGGGAAAATGGCTTGATGTTTATCGGCGATCCCAAGCAAGCGATTTATGCGTTCCGTGGTGCGGATATTTTTACCTATATTCGGGCGCGTTCCCAAGTCAGTGCTCATTACACACTGGAAACCAACTGGCGCTCTTCTGTGCCAATGGTGCAAGCCGTCAATAAACTGTTTTCCCACACAGAGCGCCCCTTCCTGTTCAGCCAAATTCCGTTTATTAATGTGAAAGCAGCGGAAAAAAACCATAATCTGAGATTCTTGTTCCACCATCAGGAGCAGGCTGCTTTACAGTTTTGGTTACAGCCCGGAGAGGGGGTTGCCAAAGGGGGATATGAACAGAGCATGGCGCGGCACTGTGCTGCCCAAATTCGGGATTGGTTGCTGGCTGGGCAACAAGGGCAGGCACTTTTGCAGCAGGCAGAAAAAAGCCAGCCCGTCACGGCGGCAGATATTACCGTGCTGGTGCGGAACCGCCGCGAAGCAGCAATGATCCGCGATGAATTGAATGCGCTCAAGATACCGTCGGTGTTTCTTTCCAACCGTGATAGTGTATTTGATACGCCGGAAGCAAAGGATTTGCTTTGGCTGTTACAAGCGGTGCTATCACCGGAGAAGGAACGTGAACTCCGGAGCGCATTGGCCAGTAGTTTGTTTGGCCTGAGTGCACAGCAAATTGATCAGCTGAATCACGATGAAACTGCATGGGATCATCTGGTGGATGAATTTTCCGGTTATGCCCGGTTATGGCGCTCCCGTGGGGTGTTGCCGATGTTGCGGGCGGTCATGGTGAAATACCAGGTTGCAGAAAATCTACTGGCCGGGTATGACGGTGAGCGCCGGCTGACTGATGTCATGCACATTGGCGAGTTGTTGCAGGAAACATCGCTGCAATTGGATAGCGAACATGCAGTAGTTCGCTGGCTGGCACAACAGATTTCCCGTCCTGACCCACAATCAGAAACCCAGCAGATGCGGCTGGAAAGTGATAAACATCTGGTGCAGATATGTACCATCCATAAATCAAAAGGATTGGAATACCCACTGGTTTGTCTGCCATTCATATGTAGTTTCAGGAAACAGGAACAGGCGATTTACCATGATCGTCAGAGTTTTGAGACTCACTTCAGTATCTTCCAGGATGATGAAAAGAAGGCACTGGCAGATGAAGAACGATTGGCAGAAGATTTGCGTCTGCTCTATGTTGCCTTAACACGGTCGATTTATCACTGTAGTGTCGGGGTTGCACCACTGATTCAAGGCAATAAGAAAAAAGCAGGCAATACGGATTTACACTTATCTGCCCTTGGTTATTTGTTGCAGAAAGGGCAGCAAGGTGATGCGCAATTGCTGGCAGATAGCCTCAATGAACTCAGTAATGATGATATTCAGGTCACACTGATGGAGGAAACTGATGATGTGCAGTGGTGTTCGCAAAATAACAATGACTCATTGCTGGCGGCCAGAAAATTCCGGCGTTCCATTCAGGATGATTGGCGGGTAACCAGTTATTCTGGCTTGCAGTATTCCTCTTCGCACTCTATTTCCCATGCTTATACCAGCGCGTTTGGAGAATCGGTGGATGTCATTGTGCAGTCGATTGCCCCGAAACTGGATATTGATGCTCGTGGCGAAAAGCAGGAGGAACCTTCATCGCAGATGACACCACATACTTTTCCTCGCGGGGCATCTGCTGGTACCTTCTTACATAGCATCTTGGAAGATCTCGACTTCAGCGAGCTACCTGAGCAGGTGTGGCTGGCAGAAAAATTAACGGCAGCCGGGTTTGATGAGAACTGGGCGCCAGTATTGCAGCAGTGGATAGCGGATTTTGTTACCGCAGAGCTGGATGAGCAGGGAATACAACTTGCCAATGTTCCTCGTCATCAGCAACAAAGTGAAATGCAATTTTATTTACCTGTCGATAAGCTGCTGCATTCACATGCATTGAGTGCATTGACCCGCCGTTATGATCCGTTGTCTGCACAATGTGCACCTTTATCCTTTCATCAGGTTAAGGGCATGTTGAAAGGGTTTATTGATTTAGTTTTCTGCTGGCAGGGTAAGTTTTATGTGGTGGACTACAAGTCAAACTGGCTGGGGGAGAGCAGTCAGTCATACACTCAGGAAGCCATGGCCAAAGCCATGATAGAACATCGGTACGATTTGCAGTATCAGCTTTATACGTTGGCGTTACATCGTTATTTGCGTCACCGATTGGTGAATTACGATTATCAGCAGCATTTTGGGGGAGTTATCTACCTGTTTCTGCGCGGGATTGATAAGGCTAATCCAGGACATGGTGTTTATCGTTATTTGCCCTCCATTGAATTTGTTGATGAACTGGATAGGCTTTTCAGTGCGGCTGGCGAGGAGCAGGGCGTATGA